In the Syntrophales bacterium genome, one interval contains:
- a CDS encoding NERD domain-containing protein has protein sequence MRMIPSQPLVTSSNAEIRIFDQLRSAFSRPDQNGWFAMHSLNLPRHEYKRFGEIDFVICGPEGLFVLEVKGGGVSCHDGIWETTNRYGETERLRESPFKQAEGALHGLRGKLPASLSNVFVVGYGVVMPDVERLPDSAEWDRAVLADGRDFRQFEKWLERFMRYWRAKDPCKGVATPSQLKVLQQHLRPDFEAVVPLHVSAHEVETRIARLTEDQLKLIDVVEANPRVICSGGAGTGKTMLALELAKRWGASGMRTALACHSPWLKRFLERNAVPGLIVSLTESIHVAAKRAGIERFDALIVDEGQDILNMDALAQLDSCLHGGISEGRWCFFHDANNQSGLCGSYMPDAYEYLESICPARIPLKTNCRNSLPILQRIQGDLSADVGNSGVGDGPAVRDVLVADADSAIPALEKELHDLVDGEGFNRGDIVILSPLPFVQSWASSLSENLRNSISVLDDASPRNRNRHFIGFAQIGDFKGLESEVVVLVDMPRPGHIESLRSLHYVGMSRARALLSMIHC, from the coding sequence ATGCGGATGATTCCCAGCCAACCCCTGGTCACCAGCAGTAATGCGGAAATACGAATATTTGACCAGCTGCGCTCGGCATTTTCCAGGCCGGACCAGAACGGCTGGTTTGCCATGCACTCACTCAACCTCCCGCGGCATGAATACAAGCGGTTTGGAGAAATCGACTTTGTTATATGCGGGCCGGAAGGCCTTTTCGTGCTGGAGGTCAAAGGCGGCGGAGTGTCCTGCCATGATGGCATCTGGGAAACCACGAACCGGTATGGTGAAACTGAGCGATTGCGGGAGTCACCGTTCAAACAAGCGGAGGGGGCGCTGCATGGTTTGCGGGGAAAGCTTCCCGCTTCTCTCTCGAATGTATTTGTGGTTGGTTACGGTGTAGTCATGCCGGATGTCGAGCGGCTTCCCGATAGTGCTGAGTGGGATCGCGCCGTTCTTGCGGACGGCCGGGACTTCAGGCAGTTCGAAAAGTGGCTGGAACGATTTATGAGGTACTGGCGTGCGAAGGATCCTTGCAAGGGTGTCGCAACCCCTTCGCAATTGAAAGTATTGCAGCAGCACTTGCGACCCGATTTCGAGGCTGTTGTACCATTGCATGTTTCTGCCCATGAGGTCGAAACGCGTATTGCCCGCCTGACAGAGGATCAGTTGAAGTTGATCGATGTCGTCGAAGCAAACCCGCGGGTAATATGTTCCGGAGGTGCCGGGACAGGGAAAACAATGCTGGCGCTTGAACTGGCGAAGCGCTGGGGCGCATCTGGAATGAGAACCGCACTGGCCTGCCATTCACCTTGGCTCAAGCGCTTCCTGGAACGGAACGCCGTGCCCGGGCTGATTGTCAGCTTGACGGAGTCGATTCATGTCGCCGCCAAGCGTGCCGGCATTGAAAGATTCGATGCGTTGATCGTCGATGAAGGTCAGGACATATTGAACATGGATGCGCTGGCCCAGCTTGATAGCTGTTTACATGGTGGCATAAGCGAAGGCCGTTGGTGTTTTTTTCACGACGCCAACAATCAATCCGGCCTGTGTGGCTCCTATATGCCCGATGCCTATGAGTATCTGGAAAGTATTTGCCCGGCGCGAATCCCTCTGAAGACGAATTGCCGGAACTCACTGCCGATCCTGCAGCGGATACAAGGTGATCTGAGCGCTGATGTGGGTAATTCAGGCGTTGGTGATGGACCTGCGGTACGTGATGTTCTTGTCGCGGACGCAGACAGTGCTATCCCAGCTCTAGAGAAAGAGCTGCACGATCTAGTGGATGGCGAGGGATTCAACCGAGGAGATATCGTCATACTTTCGCCTTTACCATTTGTACAGTCTTGGGCGTCTTCTCTTTCCGAGAATTTGCGAAATTCAATCTCCGTTCTGGACGATGCTTCACCCCGTAACAGAAATCGTCATTTCATTGGCTTTGCACAGATCGGAGATTTCAAAGGGCTTGAGAGCGAGGTAGTTGTTCTTGTCGATATGCCAAGACCTGGGCATATCGAGTCCCTACGTTCGCTTCACTATGTTGGGATGAGCAGGGCGCGCGCGCTGTTGAGCATGATTCATTGCTGA